The Gemmobacter sp. DNA window GAGCAACACGGAAAACCCTGCAAGCTCATCCGGCTTTTCCACGCGACCACGCAGCTTGAGGTACCAATTGGCGGTTTCCAGCGTCTCACTCAGATCGCCTCGCGACAGCATCATCGGGCAAATGATCCTATGCGCTGCGACCGCCAGAACGTCCTGCGCTTCTGACCCGCCGCCGAAGGTGTCGATCAGGATGAGGTGCTCTTGATCGGGCTGCTCATAGATCTGCCCAATAGCTTCTGCCACCCGGTGCGCATCCAGCGTGTGGATCACTTCAACCAAGGGGGACCAGTTGCCTGCCTCCTTTCCCGCCTGCATCCACTTGAGGCAGGATTTTGAGGCATCGGTGTCAAAGATCGTCACCGTCTCGCCTCGTGCAGCCGCAGCAGAAGCCAAGGCGCGACAGAGAGTGCTCTTGCCCGATCCCCCCTTGCGGTTCATCACCA harbors:
- a CDS encoding division plane positioning ATPase MipZ; translated protein: VMNRKGGSGKSTLCRALASAAAARGETVTIFDTDASKSCLKWMQAGKEAGNWSPLVEVIHTLDAHRVAEAIGQIYEQPDQEHLILIDTFGGGSEAQDVLAVAAHRIICPMMLSRGDLSETLETANWYLKLRGRVEKPDELAGFSVLLNRVPVRVSETERAVAEELFQSLPALETYLGNRAAYVRMDREGLLGVIADKTPNRALAAHVQSAVKEAGDLLEEIDQMILNPAEVA